GGTCGTAGATCTTCAAGGAAGCGCAACCAACCAGTTGCTTCAGCTTGAATTTGCGCAAGATTAGTTCCGTTAGCGCAAAAGCGTTTTAAATAAAAGTCAGCATTGGCCGCGATTTCCGATCGCATCAGCTCTCCTTGCTGCTGTCCCCTTTCGCGGGGTATCGCAGTAAAGACGGTAAGCTTAAGACTCATTGAAAGATCTCCTTGCATTGGTATGTCCGCTTCTACGCGGTGGGCGGAGCGACGCGATAACTCGGATCGAAGTCGTGAGCCTTGTACGGTGACCCGGATGGTGTATAGAGATCCGATGGAGAGGCTGCTGGTAGCTGAAGTGCTTGGCACGCTCATTAACTCACAAGCGTATGGCATCTAGTCTAGAGAGCGGCAATCGGTGGGGCGTTAGCTCAAGACCTTCGTCGCCGGTATTGTTCCGGCCCGCAGCCCGCAAATGCAACGACGTTAGACGATCAGTTCAGGTCCGGCGTTACGTCTAACAATTGCTTAAGTTCATAGCCTGTCATCCAGAACAGCCAATCGTTAGCGACGATATTCTCTTGCACCAGGTGAATGTCTGCTCCGCCTGGTTCATTGTGAACCGGATCATAGACGTTCTTATCCAACGACCACCGCCCAGCTAGGCCACAGAGAAAGTCGGGAGCCCACATCGCAAGACTGACGCCACGCATAGTCCCCGTCATGATCTTGAGCAGGCCCGAGCCCCTGAAGTCGGGGCGGATCCAGATATCCCCGTGGTACACCACTTTACCTGTAATGCTGCGCGCCATCTGAGCAGTACAAACGCAGCGATCTTCAGGATGTGCATCTATCGTCGGATTCGCATAGAAGAACTTCAGCGTTTCGAGGTGTGCTGCAAGGGTGGTTTGCGACAGGTCATAGAAGCGCGCGGCCTCGACGAGCGCCACTTTGTTTTCCTTATCAAAACCCACAAGCCAATACCCTTCGCCCGTTCGAATCGGTGAGCGGTCTGGCCGAAAGATGGGATAAGTATTGGGTTTGTCTGCTAGCGAGGCTGTGATCGCGATGTACTCGTTGAAATCACACCCAATGGAAAGCCTGATGCCCATTTTCGCGGCCGCGTCATCGTAAACCTGGAGAAAGCGCAGCAAGGGATTCAAGGTGTATGTCATATTTGTTAGTCCTCTGTGTGAGGCTGGTTGTATCCTTTTATCGATCCTCACTGCTCGGCCGCAAGAGATTCCTGCCTATCTACTCTTGTAGGGTGAGTGATCTAGGCCGACCGCTCGTAGCTAGGAAACGTTCTCTTCCTGGATTGCCTAAGGAAAACCATGCTGTGAAAGCGACGGCCGTGCGGACGGCATGTCCTATCGTTAGGAGCAATAGGATTGAGGCGACGCCGATCCTATGCCAGGATCATGCGTAAACTCGGCGTGAGCCGCAACGAGCTGTTCGCACAGATCGACAAGCCGGCGCTCAACGCCCTGCCGCCGATGCCATATCAGTATGCCGAGTGGAAGAAGTGCCGAGTCGCGCCCGACTATCACGTCGAGATCGCCGGTCACTACTACTCGGTGCCCTCGCGTCTGATCCGCGAAGAGCTCGAGGCGCGCGTCACCGACAGGACGGTCGAGATCCTGCACAAGGGCAGCCGGGTTGCCAGCCACGCCCGCTCTGACGTACCCCAATGCCACACCACGATCCCGGAGCACATGCCGAGCGCGCACCGGCGTTATGCCGAATGGACCCCGGCGCGGATCAAGCGAGAAGCCGCCAAGATCGGCCCTGCCACGATCGCTCTCGTCGAAGCAATCATGAAAGCCAAACCACACCCCGAGCAGGGCTTCCGGGCTTGTCTCGGCATTTTGCGGCTCGCGCGCAGCTACGGCTCGGCCCGCATCGAGGCCGCCTGCCAGCGTGGCAACGACATCGGCGCGACCACCTACGGCTCGATCAAGTCGATCCTGCAGCACGGGCTCGATCGCGCCTACGCCAACGAGAGACCGCCAGACGGCCCACCGATCCGACACGGCAATATCCGCGGCACCGATTACTACCAGTGAAGAAAGGAGAGACGATGTTGACACATCCCACCCACGACCGCCTCGTCGCGCTCGGGCTTACCGGCATGGCGAAGGCCCTCGACGAACAGCAGCGACAACCCGACATTGCCGCGCTGGCCTTCGAGGAGCGCCTCGCACTGCTCGTCGACCGTGAAGCGACCGAGCGCGAGAACAAGCGGCTGGTTGCTCGGTTGCGGTTCGCAAGTCTCCGGCAGAACGCCGTCGTCGAGGATATCGACATGAAGGCGCCGCGCGGGCTCGACAAGCCGCTGTTCCAAAAGCTCGTCGCTGGCGAGTGGATCGACCGGCATCAGAACCTGCTCATCATCGACCCGACCGGCGTCGGCAAGAGCTGGATTGCTTGCGCCTTGGGCCACAAGGCCTGCCGGGACAACCGCTCCGTGCTTTATCAACGGCTGCCGCGGCTGTTCGAGGCGCTCACTCTCGCGCGGGGCGACGGCCGCCACGCTCGCCTGCTCAGGACCCTGGCGCGCGTCGAGCTTCTGGTCCTCGACGACTGGGGACTTGCCCCGATGACTGCCGAGCAGCA
The window above is part of the Bradyrhizobium guangdongense genome. Proteins encoded here:
- a CDS encoding transposase — translated: MRRRRSYARIMRKLGVSRNELFAQIDKPALNALPPMPYQYAEWKKCRVAPDYHVEIAGHYYSVPSRLIREELEARVTDRTVEILHKGSRVASHARSDVPQCHTTIPEHMPSAHRRYAEWTPARIKREAAKIGPATIALVEAIMKAKPHPEQGFRACLGILRLARSYGSARIEAACQRGNDIGATTYGSIKSILQHGLDRAYANERPPDGPPIRHGNIRGTDYYQ
- the istB gene encoding IS21-like element helper ATPase IstB, which produces MLTHPTHDRLVALGLTGMAKALDEQQRQPDIAALAFEERLALLVDREATERENKRLVARLRFASLRQNAVVEDIDMKAPRGLDKPLFQKLVAGEWIDRHQNLLIIDPTGVGKSWIACALGHKACRDNRSVLYQRLPRLFEALTLARGDGRHARLLRTLARVELLVLDDWGLAPMTAEQQRDLLEMMEDRHGRGSTLVTSQLPVEHWHELIGNPTIADAILDRLVHNAHRLNLKGESLRKAAAKRQTLDDEPAN